The following are encoded together in the Salvia hispanica cultivar TCC Black 2014 chromosome 6, UniMelb_Shisp_WGS_1.0, whole genome shotgun sequence genome:
- the LOC125197542 gene encoding uncharacterized protein LOC125197542 isoform X1, whose translation MVSRGIACVDCLLKCERSHGALGGFLPVDRFFKIMFGNNCSHFLCLPPGSARLMKHLTTQETQIEDVSGQRWSVTMSLVNGSLAFERGWEKFFVDHGLKVGELVTFQYIEGSHFTVRIFGTSGRERTNFDRRSKKRRRDHGIASEDEFILAPRDEFRNCKPKIEVENDGLGVSKLVPIPEDNVDPICMINKNDWYHEEHRISLYDLSFEIENRTSDASKCEGGAITMLDPLAETEQHYANLDNASGPELSISCNRVLKLTNPAGGDEVEKTKTTAEDAQVVVTKREIADEIRKKMDMDDTQVAPLSHEAGRHSGDGLTTKFYENPSDKSEMKKCVSDNVCSFQDVDKLESISVYPSTGSTKIVEREVKSIFSNPSSNVKDPLGEEPSAMWNQPQMIIPPIVKVEPDLPYETGQLDTTNPISICPFSAQIESQPYLEVPVKIVLARTRRLRMIKPQRMKAPMIIYLRGSVGGLWPVVYREYVGGGALTANWTEFCKRNSIKPGDKCRFQVEENIANAVFRVIVTHGSD comes from the exons ATGGTTTCAAGAGGCATAGCATGTGTTGACTGCCTCTTAAAATGCGAGAGATCTCACGGAGCGCTCGGAGGATTTTTGCCTGTCGATCGATTCTTCAAGATCATGTTCGGCAACAACTGCTCTCATTTTTTG TGCTTGCCTCCGGGGTCTGCAAGATTAATGAAGCACTTGACTACTCAGGAAACTCAAATTGAGGATGTAAGTGGGCAGAGATGGTCTGTAACGATGTCTCTCGTTAATGGTTCTCTTGCATTTGAAAGGGGCTGGGAAAAGTTTTTTGTAGACCATGGACTCAAAGTAGGAGAATTAGTGACATTTCAGTACATAGAGGGAAGCCATTTTACTGTTCGAATTTTTGGAACAAGTGGTCGTGAGAGAACAAACTTTGACAGACGGAGCAAAAAGCGTAGGAGAGATCATGGAATAGCTTCAGAAGATGAATTTATCCTGGCCCCTAGAGATGAATTTCGGAACTGCAAACCGAAGATTGAGGTTGAAAATGATGGCTTGGGGGTCTCAAAACTTGTTCCCATACCTGAGGACAATGTTGATCCAATCTGTATGATTAACAAAAATGATTGGTATCATGAAGAACATAGGATTTCCTTATATGACTTGAGCTTTGAGATAGAAAACAGAACATCTGATGCAAGCAAGTGTGAGGGAGGTGCAATCACAATGTTAGACCCTCTTGCTGAAACTGAACAGCATTATGCCAACTTAGATAATGCATCAGGCCCAGAATTATCCATTTCTTGTAATCGGGTTCTGAAACTGACCAACCCAGCAGGAGGTGATGAGGTGGAGAAGACTAAGACAACTGCAGAGGATGCTCAAGTGGTTGTGACCAAGAGAGAAATTGCAGATGAGattagaaagaaaatggatATGGATGACACTCAAGTGGCTCCTCTTTCACATGAGGCAGGTAGGCATTCTGGTGATGGTTTAACAACCAAGTTCTATGAGAATCCTtctgataaaagtgaaatgaagaAGTGCGTTTCGGATAATGTTTGTAGTTTCCAAGATG TAGACAAACTGGAATCCATTAGCGTATATCCTTCGACGGGGAGTACTAAGATTGTCGAAAGGGAGGTAAAAAGCATATTTTCCAACCCCAGTTCAAATGTCAAAGATCCATTAG GAGAGGAACCATCTGCTATGTGGAACCAACCCCAGATGATTATTCCACCGATAGTAAAAGTTGAACCTGATCTGCCATATGAAACAGGCCAATTGGATACTACCAATCCGATTTCAATCTGTCCATTTTCAGCTCAGATAGAAAGCCAACCATACCTG GAGGTGCCAGTAAAGATTGTATTAGCTCGAACAAGGAGATTGAGAATGATTAAACCCCAGAGAATGAAAGCTCCGATGATTATATATCTGAGAGGCTCGGTTGGAGGGCTATGGCCAGTTGTGTACCGTGAATATGTTGGTGGCGGAGCATTGACTGCTAACTGGACTGAATTCTGCAAGCGAAACAGCATTAAGCCTGGAGACAAATGCAGGTTTCAAGTTGAAGAGAATATTGCAAATGCCGTTTTCAGAGTCATTGTTACTCATGGAtctgattaa
- the LOC125197542 gene encoding uncharacterized protein LOC125197542 isoform X3: MVSRGIACVDCLLKCERSHGALGGFLPVDRFFKIMFGNNCSHFLCLPPGSARLMKHLTTQETQIEDVSGQRWSVTMSLVNGSLAFERGWEKFFVDHGLKVGELVTFQYIEGSHFTVRIFGTSGRERTNFDRRSKKRRRDHGIASEDEFILAPRDEFRNCKPKIEVENDGLGVSKLVPIPEDNVDPICMINKNDWYHEEHRISLYDLSFEIENRTSDASKCEGGAITMLDPLAETEQHYANLDNASGPELSISCNRVLKLTNPAGGDEVEKTKTTAEDAQVVVTKREIADEIRKKMDMDDTQVAPLSHEAVDKLESISVYPSTGSTKIVEREVKSIFSNPSSNVKDPLGEEPSAMWNQPQMIIPPIVKVEPDLPYETGQLDTTNPISICPFSAQIESQPYLEVPVKIVLARTRRLRMIKPQRMKAPMIIYLRGSVGGLWPVVYREYVGGGALTANWTEFCKRNSIKPGDKCRFQVEENIANAVFRVIVTHGSD; the protein is encoded by the exons ATGGTTTCAAGAGGCATAGCATGTGTTGACTGCCTCTTAAAATGCGAGAGATCTCACGGAGCGCTCGGAGGATTTTTGCCTGTCGATCGATTCTTCAAGATCATGTTCGGCAACAACTGCTCTCATTTTTTG TGCTTGCCTCCGGGGTCTGCAAGATTAATGAAGCACTTGACTACTCAGGAAACTCAAATTGAGGATGTAAGTGGGCAGAGATGGTCTGTAACGATGTCTCTCGTTAATGGTTCTCTTGCATTTGAAAGGGGCTGGGAAAAGTTTTTTGTAGACCATGGACTCAAAGTAGGAGAATTAGTGACATTTCAGTACATAGAGGGAAGCCATTTTACTGTTCGAATTTTTGGAACAAGTGGTCGTGAGAGAACAAACTTTGACAGACGGAGCAAAAAGCGTAGGAGAGATCATGGAATAGCTTCAGAAGATGAATTTATCCTGGCCCCTAGAGATGAATTTCGGAACTGCAAACCGAAGATTGAGGTTGAAAATGATGGCTTGGGGGTCTCAAAACTTGTTCCCATACCTGAGGACAATGTTGATCCAATCTGTATGATTAACAAAAATGATTGGTATCATGAAGAACATAGGATTTCCTTATATGACTTGAGCTTTGAGATAGAAAACAGAACATCTGATGCAAGCAAGTGTGAGGGAGGTGCAATCACAATGTTAGACCCTCTTGCTGAAACTGAACAGCATTATGCCAACTTAGATAATGCATCAGGCCCAGAATTATCCATTTCTTGTAATCGGGTTCTGAAACTGACCAACCCAGCAGGAGGTGATGAGGTGGAGAAGACTAAGACAACTGCAGAGGATGCTCAAGTGGTTGTGACCAAGAGAGAAATTGCAGATGAGattagaaagaaaatggatATGGATGACACTCAAGTGGCTCCTCTTTCACATGAGGCAG TAGACAAACTGGAATCCATTAGCGTATATCCTTCGACGGGGAGTACTAAGATTGTCGAAAGGGAGGTAAAAAGCATATTTTCCAACCCCAGTTCAAATGTCAAAGATCCATTAG GAGAGGAACCATCTGCTATGTGGAACCAACCCCAGATGATTATTCCACCGATAGTAAAAGTTGAACCTGATCTGCCATATGAAACAGGCCAATTGGATACTACCAATCCGATTTCAATCTGTCCATTTTCAGCTCAGATAGAAAGCCAACCATACCTG GAGGTGCCAGTAAAGATTGTATTAGCTCGAACAAGGAGATTGAGAATGATTAAACCCCAGAGAATGAAAGCTCCGATGATTATATATCTGAGAGGCTCGGTTGGAGGGCTATGGCCAGTTGTGTACCGTGAATATGTTGGTGGCGGAGCATTGACTGCTAACTGGACTGAATTCTGCAAGCGAAACAGCATTAAGCCTGGAGACAAATGCAGGTTTCAAGTTGAAGAGAATATTGCAAATGCCGTTTTCAGAGTCATTGTTACTCATGGAtctgattaa
- the LOC125197542 gene encoding uncharacterized protein LOC125197542 isoform X2 — protein MVSRGIACVDCLLKCERSHGALGGFLPVDRFFKIMFGNNCSHFLCLPPGSARLMKHLTTQETQIEDVSGQRWSVTMSLVNGSLAFERGWEKFFVDHGLKVGELVTFQYIEGSHFTVRIFGTSGRERTNFDRRSKKRRRDHGIASEDEFILAPRDEFRNCKPKIEVENDGLGVSKLVPIPEDNVDPICMINKNDWYHEEHRISLYDLSFEIENRTSDASKCEGGAITMLDPLAETEQHYANLDNASGPELSISCNRVLKLTNPAGGDEVEKTKTTAEDAQVVVTKREIADEIRKKMDMDDTQVAPLSHEAGRHSGDGLTTKFYENPSDKSEMKKCVSDNVCSFQDDKLESISVYPSTGSTKIVEREVKSIFSNPSSNVKDPLGEEPSAMWNQPQMIIPPIVKVEPDLPYETGQLDTTNPISICPFSAQIESQPYLEVPVKIVLARTRRLRMIKPQRMKAPMIIYLRGSVGGLWPVVYREYVGGGALTANWTEFCKRNSIKPGDKCRFQVEENIANAVFRVIVTHGSD, from the exons ATGGTTTCAAGAGGCATAGCATGTGTTGACTGCCTCTTAAAATGCGAGAGATCTCACGGAGCGCTCGGAGGATTTTTGCCTGTCGATCGATTCTTCAAGATCATGTTCGGCAACAACTGCTCTCATTTTTTG TGCTTGCCTCCGGGGTCTGCAAGATTAATGAAGCACTTGACTACTCAGGAAACTCAAATTGAGGATGTAAGTGGGCAGAGATGGTCTGTAACGATGTCTCTCGTTAATGGTTCTCTTGCATTTGAAAGGGGCTGGGAAAAGTTTTTTGTAGACCATGGACTCAAAGTAGGAGAATTAGTGACATTTCAGTACATAGAGGGAAGCCATTTTACTGTTCGAATTTTTGGAACAAGTGGTCGTGAGAGAACAAACTTTGACAGACGGAGCAAAAAGCGTAGGAGAGATCATGGAATAGCTTCAGAAGATGAATTTATCCTGGCCCCTAGAGATGAATTTCGGAACTGCAAACCGAAGATTGAGGTTGAAAATGATGGCTTGGGGGTCTCAAAACTTGTTCCCATACCTGAGGACAATGTTGATCCAATCTGTATGATTAACAAAAATGATTGGTATCATGAAGAACATAGGATTTCCTTATATGACTTGAGCTTTGAGATAGAAAACAGAACATCTGATGCAAGCAAGTGTGAGGGAGGTGCAATCACAATGTTAGACCCTCTTGCTGAAACTGAACAGCATTATGCCAACTTAGATAATGCATCAGGCCCAGAATTATCCATTTCTTGTAATCGGGTTCTGAAACTGACCAACCCAGCAGGAGGTGATGAGGTGGAGAAGACTAAGACAACTGCAGAGGATGCTCAAGTGGTTGTGACCAAGAGAGAAATTGCAGATGAGattagaaagaaaatggatATGGATGACACTCAAGTGGCTCCTCTTTCACATGAGGCAGGTAGGCATTCTGGTGATGGTTTAACAACCAAGTTCTATGAGAATCCTtctgataaaagtgaaatgaagaAGTGCGTTTCGGATAATGTTTGTAGTTTCCAAGATG ACAAACTGGAATCCATTAGCGTATATCCTTCGACGGGGAGTACTAAGATTGTCGAAAGGGAGGTAAAAAGCATATTTTCCAACCCCAGTTCAAATGTCAAAGATCCATTAG GAGAGGAACCATCTGCTATGTGGAACCAACCCCAGATGATTATTCCACCGATAGTAAAAGTTGAACCTGATCTGCCATATGAAACAGGCCAATTGGATACTACCAATCCGATTTCAATCTGTCCATTTTCAGCTCAGATAGAAAGCCAACCATACCTG GAGGTGCCAGTAAAGATTGTATTAGCTCGAACAAGGAGATTGAGAATGATTAAACCCCAGAGAATGAAAGCTCCGATGATTATATATCTGAGAGGCTCGGTTGGAGGGCTATGGCCAGTTGTGTACCGTGAATATGTTGGTGGCGGAGCATTGACTGCTAACTGGACTGAATTCTGCAAGCGAAACAGCATTAAGCCTGGAGACAAATGCAGGTTTCAAGTTGAAGAGAATATTGCAAATGCCGTTTTCAGAGTCATTGTTACTCATGGAtctgattaa
- the LOC125192475 gene encoding GDSL esterase/lipase At3g48460-like codes for MSTSKILFTNFTCQMSLIITLIFILLSSYSQASSSPSPFKRIYAFGDSYTDTGNTKTSTGPTAFNHVSNPPYGVTFFHHPTNRYSDGRIVLDFVAQAQSLPFVPPYRNPKADRSHGVNFAVGGATAIRHGFFLKNNITFNLVPQSLQTQLVWFNKILESEGCKDSHTTPRECKAALGDALIWVGEIGANDYTSILGSSLSRKTIQVLSINSVIGFLQEIMKKGAKYIVVQGLPPIGCITYSFSLSSADDRDAAGCVASANRHASTHNAALQGQLSTLRKQNPESVILYADYYNAHLALLKNAAKHGFEERYKACCGYGGGAYNFDVFNTCGSSSAAASCDQPAKYINWDGAHFTEAVYKLMADSFLNGTYCNPPFHYLITKKIQSN; via the exons ATGTCTACTTCCAAAATCTTGTTCACAAATTTCACATGTCAAATGAGCCTCATCATCACCCTTATTTTTATCCTCCTCTCATCCTACTCCCAAGCATCCTCCTCCCCTTCCCCTTTCAAGAGAATCTACGCCTTCGGCGACTCCTACACTGACACCGGAAACACCAAGACCTCCACCGGCCCCACAGCCTTCAACCATGTCTCAAATCCTCCTTACGGAGTCACCTTCTTCCACCACCCCACCAATAGATACTCGGACGGCCGCATCGTCCTTGACTTTGTGGCCCAAGCCCAATCCCTGCCCTTCGTGCCCCCCTATCGCAACCCTAAGGCCGACCGCTCTCACGGCGTCAACTTTGCCGTGGGCGGTGCCACCGCAATCAGGCACGGCTTCTTCTTGAAGAACAACATCACATTCAACCTCGTACCTCAGTCCCTCCAAACTCAACTTGTTTGGTTCAACAAGATCTTGGAAAGTGAAGGGTGCAAGGATTCCCATACTACCCCTAGAGAGTGCAAGGCTGCCCTAGGTGATGCCTTGATTTGGGTTGGCGAAATTGGAGCCAATGATTACACTAGTATCCTtggatcttctctctctagaaaaaCTATCCAAGTTCTTTCCATAAATAGCGTCATTGGCTTCTTACAG GAAATAATGAAGAAGGGAGCAAAGTACATAGTAGTGCAAGGACTTCCACCAATCGGGTGCATAACATATTCCTTCTCACTCTCCTCCGCCGACGACAGAGACGCCGCGGGCTGCGTCGCCAGCGCGAACCGCCACGCATCCACGCACAACGCGGCCCTCCAAGGCCAACTAAGCACCTTGAGGAAACAGAACCCTGAGTCAGTCATCCTCTACGCAGACTACTACAACGCGCACCTCGCGCTACTGAAGAATGCAGCAAAACACGGATTCGAAGAGCGGTACAAGGCCTGCTGCGGCTATGGCGGCGGCGCCTACAACTTCGACGTCTTCAACACGTGCggctcctcctccgccgccgcctcgtGCGATCAACCTGCAAAGTACATCAACTGGGATGGAGCTCACTTCACCGAGGCTGTGTACAAGCTCATGGCTGATTCTTTTCTCAATGGAACCTATTGCAACCCTCCCTTTCACTATTTGAtcaccaaaaaaattcaatccaaTTGA